The genomic window CCAGTGGAGCGCCGTTGAGAAAGTTTAGTGCGATCAGTACCAAGTCTGCCACAGAGATGTATGAGGAGGAGGTTAAGCAGGGTGGTGCTGAGGTGAACGAGAGGGTTGACAAGATGGAAGTGGCCTAAGCCTAGACTCTGAGGCTTGTTCAAGATTGACACTCTTAGTGAGTGCCGGATTTGTGGTTTTCCTCGCAACAATAACGCGCAGTCAATTCCAAGCTTTCGTACATCACATATTAAAACAGTTTTCAATACTATGCATAATACCATTATCAAGTAGAAAACCGTGGCTTTTCACTACTCCTTCAAGCACTCTGTTCTATTGTGTAACTTTTTAGAAGAGGATTTAGAATTATCTAAATAAGCTAATCTAACACAAGTGCAAAACTTGAGTATGTTTTACGACGTTCTGTAGTTCTCACAGCACCTTTAACCGACATCCATGGATGTCATCGTGTGAAGAGTGAACCTTTGCGAATCACAGTTTCCAACAAATAGCCCAAAAAACAGACGTTTATAACGAAGCATTAAAACCTCATCTCTGGAACTCAAATGGCTTGTCGCAAAACACATAAAGAACCGCACAAGACGAAATCAAATCATTAATTTAACAGTGCCTAACTATGTTCCATGTTATGCGTATATGGCTCTACAAGTGTTCATCTTACCGTAGCCACCCTACACCAATACACTGTTCCATCAAGGAGTTGTCAACAAAGCTTAAAGCGCATCGAGTAGAGGTCGCGAAATCCAGGGAACCAATAGCAGACACTGCAAAGGCGGTCAACAGAtttattaagctactatTGCACCCCAGCGATGATGGTCATTCACGTTGGCCAAGAAGAAACGGAGATTCCCGGTCCCGCGACCGTTTCGAAAAGGGCATCTCAAGCGCAGGCACAAAATGCACAGGGCTCGTATTCGGTCGCGCAACGAGCCGCACGCCTTTGCAGCTTCCCCGAGTACGGGAGGCGCACTAGTCCAAGAAGGGAAAGTCAAGATTCGCACCAGGCCGTGGGCATGAACCTCTTCCAGATCATGGGGGATCGAAGCGCCGTCTGCTGGCGCCGACAAAGTTGCAATTGCAAGGAGCTTGATTGGGCGGATGGCCTTGCATGTGAATGGGAATTCGCGGGAGTCAAGGATGGGTAGAATCATGCGAGTGAAGACGAACGGGTGAGGCTTGGAATGGATACCAAAGGCGCGTctaagaggagaagaaagccGAAAACGAAAAAGAGGGCGCAAGATTGATGGACGGCGACGCGGAAATGCGCGACGGGTTTAGAACAAGGGGGGAGGGGCACCAACTGACATTTGACCCAGTAGATCGGATTTGATAATCTGATACTTGGAGGCGAGGGTGATCTGCGCAGTAGTCCAGGGGTATTTTTCTAACTCGATCGCTGCCGCCTTCAAGCGCCGGTGAAGGAAAACCACACCACTTTCTCGCCAACTCTCACGTCCGGGAGAGCGCCGTCCCGAATGGAGCCTCTCAATCCAGTCGAGTTACACATCACTTGCTTGGATGGCCGGCAGTGCTCTGCGCGGATGAGATCCCAGGGTTCGGGTTGGAGATCCCTGTGGGAGAATGGGAAAATGTGTTGCCACCTACTCCATCCAGGATACGCTCAAATGTAAGAATCACCTGTTATGATGAAGGCAGAGCACGGCCAGCAACAAGGGCACGTAGGGGTCGAGGCATGAACAGGTTGATGTGCTCTTGAGCTGCGCAGCGAGTTCTGGATCAATTCGCGACGCCTCAAAGAGACGCTGTCAAGAGTTaggagttggtgatggcgcCCGCTAAATTGACCTTGGTTTTGATCTTCACCGCCTTCAATTGCACCTCCAGCTTGTTAAAGAGGCGTCATGTTCCCCCTCATGCTCAGCCCcggcagaaaaaaaaaagcagaTACCAGGGGCCTTTGAATGGTCCGAGAGCACCTCAATTCATTCCTCAAAATTGCCGTCCAAGATCCTGGATATACGAAATCTGGAGCGGTGACGAGCCTCCGAAAACACATCTGAAAATCCCCCCCTTGACGGTCCCTGGAACGCCGTCTCCCGTCACGTTTCGGCCGTTTTGACTGGTGCTCAGCCATGCAGGCTGGGGCCGGAAGCCGGAAGGGCAATTAGATAGTGGCCTCATTCTGGAACCATTCTCGCTGGCTCACCCATCTGCCATCGAGTTTGCCGTTCCGTCATGCACGGGCCACACGATCCAGGGGTCCTTATGCTTTTGTGGAAGCCTTTGTTTGGACTGTCAACGGTCCTGTTGGGGGCGATGAGCACGTGTGAATCTCCCTTCTAGGCCTGTGTGTAACCAACCCAAGGGCCCGCCGCCCACCACTGGTACGTACCCCCATTGGATCTGCCCGGGCAATCGAGGAAATGATAAAACCTCCCCAACAGCCGCTCTGTTTTCTTCTCCCATCACCGCCCATCGCCGACACTTGTTCTACGAGCCGCCTTCCTCGACGACTCTTGGTTAAGCTGGTGTTTGCTGGTGACCTTTTCCTAGACCTCTCGGGCCTCTCTCCTTCCTGAATTTGTCCTTGCGCAATCCGGTGCTTCAAGTTTGCCTTTCACCATGGATATGCTGTGAGTCTCCCCCTGATGCTTCTTGGCCACATGCGCCAACGCCTCCCACAAACATTCTCTGACCCCTTGCCTCGCAGAAACACGACTATGAAGTCGTTCAACCAGACGAACGACTACTTTGTTGTCCTCGAAGAGGTTTCAAAGTACAATGTCCAGCTCAAtttcctcgagaagctctggGCTGTATGTCGATCCGATTCCCTCTCGCCGCCGTGCGCCTAGACGAACGAGACTGACAATCTACTCAGGCCTGGTACCTTTGGATGCAGAACGACACCCTCGCGACCGGAATCATGAGCTTCGTCCTCCACGAGCTCGTCTACTTCGGCCGCTGCGTTCCTTACATGATCATGGACTTCATTCCTTTCTTCAACCGCTACAAGATCCAGTCTCAGAAGATTCCCACCCTGAAGGAACAATGGGACTGTGCCGCCATCGTCCTCGTTAGCCACTTTACCGCCGAGCTTCCTCAGATCTGGTTCTTCCACCCCATCGCCACCTACCTCGGCATGGACTACAACGTGCCCTTTCCTCCCGTCTGGAAGATGGCCTACCAGATCGCCATCTGCTTTATTATGGAGGATGCCTGGCACTACTGGTTCCACCGCGCCTTGCACTACGGCCCTCTTTACAAGGCCATCCACAAGATGCACCACACCTACTCCGCTCCCTTCGGTCTCGCCGCTGAGTACGCCTCCCCCATCGAAACCGCCCTCCTCGGTATTGGTGTCGTAGGCTGCcccatcgtcctcctcaaggTCACTGGCGAGCTTCACCTCTTCACCATGTACGTCTGGATCATCCTGCGACTCTTCCAGGCCATCGACGCCCACAGCGGCTACGACTTCCCCTGGAGCTTGCGCCACTTCCTCCCCTTCTGGGCTGGCGCTGAGCACCACGATCTTCACCACGAGAAGTTCATTGGCAACTACGCCTCTAGCTTCCGCTGGTGGGACTTCTGCCTGGACACCGAGGCCGGTGCCGAGGCCCACAAGCGCCGCcgcgagaagaagctggctgccatcaaggcccAGAAGAAGGCTCAATAAGCGAGCTACAGAGGAAAACCTGGGAGGACGACACACTCTCGATTGCGGTGAATCGAGGCCGGCCGAGCCAGGAGCTTGACGAACTCAAAAGCAAGTGGAGGCTGTTgatcatgatgaagatgtaGACCGTTTGCCCAGCGGGCACGCGTGGTCTGCGATTCGAGCATTCGCATGGCGTTTTGGGGATGTGGACTAAGAACGACTTTTTACGCTTGTATATACAGAAAATCATTATGCCCGGGAGAGGCTCTAGACTTATCTACTTAATAATCGACGTCGTTCGTTGAAATTGGACCAGTTTGACAGAACCTGATGTCATCATATCTCACATACCTAGGTGTCATGATATCCAATACAGTCTCATGAGAGCTCAGCAAGGCGTTACAATTCGTCAATGTCATGGACAATCTCCCCATTATTCCGCCTACCTCTACACTATATGTACAAACCTCGCCGTTGTTTCATCGTACATACGCCATCCATCATTTACTCTTTGGCGTACAGCAGTCCCctgcagcaccagcagcccGGTCAGCCAGCCCTCGGATCGCGCAGCTCTGCCCCTCCGCCTCGACCGCCGCCTCGGGCACTGGCTCCGGGGGCAGCTCACCTAGCTGTGCGGCGAGAGTGTCACACTGGGCGGCCATGTCGATATCCTTGTCTGAGAGGCCGGCTGGGTTGTGGGTCGTCCAGCGGACAAAGGTGGTGTTGTAGACCTGGTTGATGGTTAGAGAGTGAATGAGAGAACGAGATTAGGAGGGATATTCACATTAGACCACTCTGGGTGGTGGTTTTTAATCTTGCATTGGAGTGCCACACCTGTCATGAAGTCCTGACGTCGAGTTAGTCGGTTTGTTGATATTTTCACAACCTCAAAACTACTTCTGCAAATTCCATACACAAAACCACTCAACAGTATTGAGATGTTTACCAACTCACCCACGTCTTTGCAAAAGTCTTAAACTTGAACTGCCTCTCCAGCGCCGCACCATCCTTGGCAAGCGTCCAGCGCCCGCCGTCGGATGTGAGCAGAGCCTTGAGGGCTGGCGTGACGCTCGCGGCGTCGGTGCCGGCAGAGAATCGTGGCTGGGCCATGGTTGAAGCTTGACGGAGGAGACCGGGGAGACGGGTCGAGGGACGGAGAAGGGGCATCCTGGGGGAGGAGATGTGTTGCtggcggcgatggagaaTATCGGGGTAGGCTGAGAGAAGGTTGAGTGAATGAGAGGTGGAAGAGGAGTGAGAGGCGAAGATTGAAAATACATTATGCACTGGAGGCTGTGGGTGGCGGGTCATGTACCGTCTAACATCTCCGCTTCATTCATGGATCTTGGGCTATCTTTCACGGCGTATGTGTAGATTATGGCCAAATCTCGAGAGATGCACTAGGCAGTTTGCAATAAGAGCCTAGTAGTGTTTGATTCCTATTTCGTGTTGTTTATAGACATCCGAGAACAGGTGCTGTATCTCTACTAAGGTACGTGGGGTGGGCCGGGTTATGAGAGGGTAAGGTACGGAGTTGATAGCTGTGGTCCTCGTGCTGGCAGGTTTCCTACCGCCTCTCTCGGCTTTGGACTTTACTGTATACTCTGTTGAGGGGATTTTAAGCCTGAATGGGTGTCACGTCCTACGTAATGCAGAGGACTATCCTCTCATGACCATTTCGGTGTTGGATGACTTACACAACTACAAtccgaggttgacgagagACAAGCTACGGAAGTTTGAGCCTCGGAAATTATCCAAGCTAATTTAGCGTATTCATACCCAATCCCTTTTCAAAGACATTATCATTTATCTCGGACAACAGACCTGAGGCCTGGAGATGGGCGCCGTTCAAGGGTCCGGAAAGCTCGGGAGGAGCTCCGAGATCATTGGCCGAACCAAGCGAGGCGCTGGGCTTCGCTGGTCCAAGGCCTCGTGCGGACTGGGGATGGCTGCAGGAAAGATTCCATCTTGGACATGAAGGCGTGCTTGCTTGGTGAAGCTCTGGGCATGGATGTTGTTGACCGAGTTTGGCCCGCGCCAAGCAAGCAGTCTGTCCACATGGTTACTGTAGCAGTTTGAACACTCAACGCCAGAGGAGAATGTAGCAAGCTGAATCATCACGTGTGATGTCGGAGGTGGAATGAATGTGTCTTGGTTGATGGTTCGCATGCCTGCAGTACGTAGTAAAGAGTTCAGAGCTTGCTTGTTCAGGGCTGGTGTGAGGCTTCACTCACGAGGTCACATTGCTGTAGATGGCGCGTCCAGAACTCTGAGAAGATCCCAATTCACACAACAATGAATTACAACGTCAACACCATTCACAATTGTTGCGACGATCAGCCAAGGGCTTCCACATCGGGCATTCAGGGTTTCGTCCGCGTGAGTCCGTGGGCTCTGCAAGCTGGTGTCGGGAAATGTGGCCCGAGCTCCTTCTTCCCCCCCACCATcgctccttcttggcgcTGGGCACGGCCCATTTAGATGATTTCACCCGCCTTCGCTGCTGACAAACCCTTTTCCCTGCTGCATCTACACcactccccctcccctcctcatCAGTCAGCTTCCCATTTTGCGATTGCGAGAGCTCGACTCGTCTTGCGCGCCTGTTGTTGCGCGCCGCCAAACTTCATcagcaaagaagaagaaaaaaaaagtcggTGCCTGGTAAAGGCAAGAGGTGTCGGTTTTTATTGCTCTTCTGGAACTAGCGTGTTGGTCTGCTACAAGTTTTCATTCAGTCTGTCGCTCAATCAATCAACCAGGCATCAGCGCCTGAAGCAACGCGTCTTTGTCGCTCCCCTCAGGTTGAAGCTTCACTAGAGCTCGCGGCTTCGCCTTGgagacgagaagaagctACAATCTTAGTGGCCCCTGGGGTTTTCTCAACAACTTGCCGCCTCGGTCATCATCGCATCACCACTCTTCTCAAGAAAGAGATTGATTCCTGGCAACGGCTCTCAGCTCCGCGTACAGCAGTAACGGAGACGGCACCATCATTCAGCCTAGCAAGCTACTGTACGTGCAGCAGTACTGTACAAGCGATAACCTCCACCACCTAGGGCGGAGAGAAgccccatccatcatcgacGGAGCCTGTCGACTGTCGCATCCCTCCATCCCCGGCCCAGCCACGCCATTTTCCGCCTGGATCACCCTCCTCTACGCATCCAGGTTACATAATCCCTCTTCGAACGTATCACCAGTCGCCggccttctccctcttcgtCAGCGTCTTGCCCGCCCCTCGTAGTAATAATCATCGCGCCCACGCCGCCGCCCACGCCCACTTCCTGAATGCTGAGTCAGACTCTCTTCCCCCAGAGCTCAAGCATGCAGAACTCCTCAGCCAACGGCGCCAGTACTCAAGGTCAGTCAAGACaacttctttttctttttttgtctCTGTCTCTGTCGCTTCGCTTGATACTCAGGCGCGTCCTGGTCCCTCGCTGTACACTCCTCCCTTCGTTGCACCCACCACCCATCGTCATCTGTCCATCGCGACACTCATACAGCACCTTGCATCTTCCACTTGACATCATCCCTGTCGCGCCCTAGCGCATGTCAATAGTAGACCTGGGAGAGCTTCATCTGTCATCTCCTGTGCATTCTGCTCCTCATCGCCGGCGTCGGCCTCG from Fusarium falciforme chromosome 2, complete sequence includes these protein-coding regions:
- a CDS encoding 4a-hydroxytetrahydrobiopterin dehydratase, which produces MPLLRPSTRLPGLLRQASTMAQPRFSAGTDAASVTPALKALLTSDGGRWTLAKDGAALERQFKFKTFAKTWDFMTGVALQCKIKNHHPEWSNVYNTTFVRWTTHNPAGLSDKDIDMAAQCDTLAAQLGELPPEPVPEAAVEAEGQSCAIRGLADRAAGAAGDCCTPKSK